From the genome of bacterium:
CTGACCGTTCAGGAAAATGTGGAACTGGCTCTTCAGCTGAAGGGTGTTCCCGGCACAGTTCTTTCCCGGCAGGCGGCGGAGCTGTTGGACCTTGTCGGCTTATCGCAACGCGCGCGATTCTTGCCTGCTGATATCAGCGGCGGCGAGAAACAGCGGGTTGCGATTGCCCGCGCGCTGGCGGGCGATCCGCCGTTGATCCTCGCGGACGAGCCGACGGCCAACCTGGATTCCCGGACCGGCGGAGAAATTCTGGCATTGTTTGAAAGTCTGGCGCGCGAACGAAACAAATCCGTTGTCATTGTCACGCACGATCCCCGTATCCATCGAATCGAGCATCGCCCGGTCTGCATCGAAGATGGCCGCATTCAGGAGGTGGCCTATGCATAAGATCGTTACTATAACTATAGTACTATTTCTGTTTGCCGGTGCCTGGTTTTTGTGGTCCGGCGAAGAGCAGACCTCAAAAGCGGCGCCGAAAGTGGCCGAATCTCTGTCCGCGGAAGGGCGGATTGCCGTTCAACCGGACCGCCGCGCGCTCCTTTCTGCAGAAGTGG
Proteins encoded in this window:
- a CDS encoding ABC transporter ATP-binding protein; translation: MKSILQAIDLEKIYGDPNSITRVVALQNASLELFPGEVVSIMGPSGSGKTTLISILGCILHPTAGQLTIDGNSITVLDETFLPAIRRKYIGFVFQAYNLFRSLTVQENVELALQLKGVPGTVLSRQAAELLDLVGLSQRARFLPADISGGEKQRVAIARALAGDPPLILADEPTANLDSRTGGEILALFESLARERNKSVVIVTHDPRIHRIEHRPVCIEDGRIQEVAYA